A region of Anguilla rostrata isolate EN2019 chromosome 10, ASM1855537v3, whole genome shotgun sequence DNA encodes the following proteins:
- the gkap1 gene encoding G kinase-anchoring protein 1, which translates to MTSAVISVTTTASRFALLQVDSDSDSDSEPGKTKSSRQSGARAGKSAAGKTNANNDKRKEKRKRKKEQQQSEANELRSLAFKKLPQKACPPQTTGGPPPGAGETELPQEGWQQWKQRDEQLTSELYEADLEKALILSQLDYEEHKQDYESADATSSAAKGGRKDKRKNQQGKERQRVTVSLKDFHTEGHIDQLNKKQEKEEPKTVSPALHCDRFFNKLEDDVSKIVLREKRREQFSNSSGLEVTTSTEHEPDVRAEQLKYELEKKDLEIERLKNVIAQWESKYKEVKARNALLLKILQQGEMKDKAEILLQVEELLNIKEELSSQVTLLHASLEQEKSKVKGLQSDQPKHHQGNKKGKKALEADL; encoded by the exons ATGACGTCGGCAGTGATTTCCGTGACGACTACAGCCTCGCGCTTCGCGCTGCTGCAGGTGGATTCGGACTCGGACTCCGACTCGGAACCGGGAAAGACCAAGAGCAGCCGGCAGTCGGGGGCGAGGGCGGGCAAATCGGCGGCCGGTAAAACAAACGCCAACAACGACAAGCggaaggagaagagaaagaggaagaaggaacaGCAACAGAGTGAGGCAAATGag TTGAGGAGCCTGGCCTTTAAGAAGCTCCCCCAGaaggcctgccccccccagacGACAGGGGGACCCCCACCTGGTGCTGGTGAGACGGAACTCCCCCAGGAGGGCTGGCAGCAATGGAAACAGAGAGACGAACAG TTAACCAGCGAGCTGTATGAGGCAGATCTGGAGAAGGCCTTGATACTGAGCCAACTGGACTATGAGGAGCACAAGCAG GATTATGAAAGTGCGGATGCCACTTCCTCTGCAGCCAAAGGCGGCAGGAAGGACAAGCGGAAGAACCAGCAGGGCAAGGAGAGGCAGCGAGTCACAGTGTCTCTGAAAGACTTCCATACGGAGGGCCACATCG ACCAGCTGAACAAGAAACAGGAGAAAGAG GAGCCCAAAACTGTCAGTCCAGCTCTCCATTGCGACCGGTTCTTTAACAAGCTGGAGGATGATGTCAGCAAGATCGTCCTGCGGGAGAAACGGCGAGAACAGTTCAGCAACAGCAGCGGCCTGGAGGTGACCACATCGACAGAGCATGAACCG gacGTGAGGGCGGAGCAGCTGAAGTACGAGCTGGAGAAGAAGGACCTGGAGATCGAGAGGCTGAAGAACGTGATCGCTCAGTGGGAG AGTAAATACAAGGAAGTAAAAGCGAGAAACGCACTGCTGCTGAAGATTCTGCAGCAAGGAGAAA TGAAAGATAAGGCTGAGATTCTGCTGCAAGTGGAGGAGCTTCTGAACATAAAAGAAGAACTTTCCTCACAg GTGACTCTGTTGCACGCATCCCTTGAACAAGAGAAGTCGAAAGTGAAGGGCCTGCAGTCAGACCAGCCCAAACACCACCAG GGGAATAAGAAGGGCAAAAAAGCACTGGAGGCAGATCTATGA
- the LOC135233481 gene encoding kinesin-like protein KIF27 produces the protein MAESRVKVAVRVRPLLPREALREPHMCVQVSPAHPGQVIVGNQRAFTFDFAFGPEAQQDELYRTCVQPLVTSLLEGYNATVFAYGQTGSGKTYTISGGPVVSASGGRSGIIPRAVEEIFLQLARMPDTTSSVRASYVEVYKEELRDLLELETSPKPLHIREDERGNTVLIGAREQVVESGEEFLTLLQAGNAARRTGSNQMNEHSSRSHALLTIVVTQRRSDPAPLSLASKFHLVDLAGSERLGSGASPRHFQESVQINTGLLALGNVIRALASPRRRTHVPYRDAKITRLLRDSLGGSARTLMIACVSPAPACLQESLSSLLFASRARDVRNQPTLNLGAELGAEPGAELRARSGEAKSQQARLQALQEELARQRRRSLQYRALTQEAAGLLLEARDSAPGPAHSVRVQEWLEVQEELENEGPAHNGDGRGTELGAELQCTNVLQLRRELNRCQEALAADEQLFSEREQQVKDLQEQVRSLQEQCEALLATLQHERNGSRLQSEQLVEQQLLIERLRDLLTSSTCPSARRPYSVPLITHLHRESRNHGSPSVRKVHTSPPAYSLERVMACFRTRSQLLKAQVEEEDQVLLQGREEEEEEQQGAEEEADQSQAFRRSLNLTWTRGPCDRPSPGSTPGGRGLRRRPNLQRQAAPAAGDSVCVEAESYYGDSSKCGSESVEACSLRASQAKNLQLLEAELRQGHTQRRMAEPGLNIRPKVPQQKTESQCSSTEAQLEEQRRWLEQEEERVLQQRRGLEELREELQRREELVAHREALSQERSHIHLKKLRSSQVLERDLLSLSARLSVVDRELEQQGGAALERLREEREQLCRRRDALDDRLSDGSVLTAEEEHTLFQVEEAIEVLDAVVEYKNASIHSRQWASAAPPSEGDMMDRLSTLPPPHIKALLLSYFDKVVNLREEERRLHLHCEELQLQLQEQVGVARELEAALQRLTLAADRRLTEQQREHQQSLQQLLHQLTEARGEGAGKSVRSSEGRIQELEKELFFYKSTSRQLRRKLRELNPAFSAEAPPSRGRGHESTESSLCSASAHNTEPEEAPPCGTQGRKRLDEEAGRRRGGARAEPEPPRLQARRSSLLSFQEDSIDASRHQGQ, from the exons ATGGCGGAGTCCCGAGTGAAGGTGGCCGTGCGCGTTCGGCCGCTGCTGCCCCGCGAGGCGCTGCGCGAGCCGCACATGTGCGTTCAGGTCTCGCCCGCGCACCCCGGCCAGGTGATCGTGGGGAACCAGCGTGCCTTTACGTTCGACTTCGCCTTTGGTCCCGAGGCCCAACAGGACGAGCTGTACAGAACCTGCGTGCAGCCGCTGGTGACGTCGCTGCTGGAGGGCTACAATGCCACTGTGTTTGCTTATGGACAGACGGGATCTGGAAAAACCTACACTATCAGTGGGGGACCTGTAG tgtctgcttcGGGGGGGCGGAGCGGGATCATCCCCCGGGCCGTAGAGGAGATCTTCCTGCAGCTGGCACGGATGCCAGATACCACCTCCTCAGTCAGGGCCTCCTATGTGGAGGTGTACAAGGAGGAGCTGAGagacctgctggagctggagacctcccccaaacccctgcaCATCCGTGAGGACGAGCGAGGGAACACAG TCCTGATTGGTGCGCGGGAGCAGGTGGTGGAGTCGGGGGAGGAGTTCCTGACGCTGCTGCAGGCGGGGAATGCGGCGCGGCGCACGGGGTCCAATCAGATGAACGAGCACTCGAGCCGCTCCCACGCCCTGCTGACCATCGTCGTGACGCAGCGCCGCtcggaccccgcccccctctccctggccTCCAAGTTCCACCTGGTGGACCTGGCGGGCTCCGAGCGGCTTGGCTCGGGTGCCTCACCCCGCCACTTCCAGGAGTCCGTGCAGATCAACACCGGCCTGCTGGCGCTCGGCAACGTGATCCGCGCGCTGGCCAGCCCGCGCCGCCGCACCCACGTGCCGTACCGCGACGCCAAGATCACGCGGCTGCTGCGCGACTCGCTGGGCGGCAGCGCCCGCACGCTGATGATCGCCTGcgtgagccccgcccccgcctgccTGCAGGAGTCGCTCAGCTCGCTGCTGTTCGCCAGCCGCGCCCGCGACGTGCGCAACCAGCCCACGCTCAacctgggggcggagctgggggcggagccaggggcGGAGCTGCGTGCCAGGTCGGGCGAGGCCAAGTCCCAGCAGGCCCGCCTCCaggccctgcaggaggagctggcccggcagaggaggaggagcctgcaGTACCGCGCCCTCACGCAGGAGGCCGCCGGTCTGCTGCTGGAGGCGCGGGATTCCgctcccggccccgcccactccgtCCGTGTGCAGGAGTGgctggaggtgcaggaggagctggagaacgaGGGCCCCGCCCACAACGGGGATGGCAGGGGGACggagctgggggcggagctccagTGCACCAATGTCCTGCAGCTGCGCAGGGAGCTCAACAGGTGccag GAAGCCCTGGCTGCTGATGAGCAGCTTTTCtcagagagggagcagcaggtgaAGGATCTTCAGGAGCAGGTGCGCAGCCTGCAGGAGCAGTGTGAGGCTCTCCTGGCAACCCTGCAGCACGAGCGCAACGGGAGTCGCCTGCAG AGTGAGCAGCTGGTGGAGCAGCAGCTGCTTATCGAACGCCTGCGGGACCTCCTCACCTCCAGCACCTGTCCGTCTGCCCGCCGCCCCTACAGCGTCCCCCTgattacacacctacacagagAGTCTCGTAACCATGGCAGCCCCAGTGTCAGGAAG GTGCACACCAGCCCTCCTGCGTACTCTCTGGAGAGGGTGATGGCCTGCTTCCGGACACGCAGCCAGCTGCTGAAGGcacaggtggaggaggaggatcaggtgctgctgcagggccgcgaggaagaggaggaagagcagcaggGAGCGGAGGAAGAGGCAGACCAGAGCCAGGCCTTTAG gcgCTCTCTCAACCTCACCTGGACACGCGGACCTTGTGACCGCCCCTCACCCGGTTCCAcccctggggggaggggcctgaggCGCCGCCCAAACCTCCAAAGGCAGGCTGCACCCGCTGCAG gtgacagtgtctgtgtggaggcGGAGTCTTACTATGGGGACAGCTCCAAGTGTGGGTCAGAGTCTGTGGAGGCGTGTTCCCTGAGGGCCAGTCAGGCGAAgaacctgcagctgctggaggcggagcttcgCCAGGGCCACACCCAGCGGAGGATGGCAGAGCCGGGCCTCAACATCCGCCCGAAGGTTCCGCAGCAGAAGACAGAGTCTCAGTGCAGCAGCACAGAAGCACAG ctggaggagcagcggcggtggctggagcaggaggaggagcgggtgctgcagcagaggcggggcctggaggagctgagggaggAGCTTCAGCGAAGGGAAGAGCTGGTGGCACACAGGGAGGCGCTCTCTCAGGAGAGGAGTCACATACACCTGAAGAAGCTCCGCTCCAGCCAg gtgTTGGAGCGGGACCTGCTCAGCCTGTCCGCTCGGCTCAGCGTGGTGGACAgagagctggagcagcagggcggggctgcgcTGGAGCGCCTCCgtgaggagagggagcagcTGTGCAGGAGGCGGGACGCCCTGGACGACAGGCTGAGCGACGGCAGCGTGCTCACTGCTGAG GAGGAGCACACCCTGTTTCAGGTGGAGGAGGCCATAGAGGTGCTGGACGCAGTGGTGGAGTATAAAAACGCCTCCATCCACAGCAGGCAGTGGGCGTCGGCCGCGCCCCCCAGCGAGGGAGACATGATGGACAGGCTcagcaccctgccccccccacacattaAAGCACTGCTGCTCAGCTACTTCGACAAG gTGGTGAACCTGcgtgaggaggagaggaggctgcATTTGCACTGcgaggagctgcagctgcagctgcaggagcaggtggGCGTGGCCCGGGAGCTGGAGGCTGCTCTGCAGCGCCTCACGCTGGCCGCTGACCGCCggctcacagagcagcagagagagcatCAGCAgagcctgcagcagctcctgcaCCAGCTCACAG AGGCccggggtgagggggcggggaagAGTGTGAGGTCAAGCGAGGGGCGGAtccaggagctggagaaggagctgtTTTTCTACAAGAGCACCAGCCGGCAGCTGAGGAGGAAACTGCGGGAGCTAAACCCCGCCTTCAGCGCAGAGGCTccgcccagcagggggcgtggccatgagagcacagagagctcaCTGTGCAGCGCCTCGGCCCACAACACCGAGCCGGAGGAGGCTCCGCCCTGCGGCACCCAGGGCAGAAAGCGATTGGACGAGGAGGCAGGGCGGAGGCGGGGCGGCGCGAGGGCGGAGCCAGAGCCCCCCAGGCTGCAGGCCCGTCGCTCCAGCCTGCTCTCCTTCCAGGAGGACTCCATAGACGCATCCCGCCACCAGGGCCAATGA
- the qng1 gene encoding queuosine salvage protein has translation MEEPLPPRESGRWVAERSRDVFVEEEGVRRAAEMLYALRDSEVFTPQGWKKMNPLAPAFDSDLHINWVFVVDTMNFSFWPDRDDRQCTVTCRGATYSGYMALCAAVTRAMDEGVPITDAAYMASVSLEDLGRVLRSDTATPMPMLAERHRALNEGGAVLLRYGGSLRRFLSHGDGDARRLIRHIVDNLPSYRDEAEYEGKKIAFFKRAQILLADFWGIMEARGEGSIPNLDYLTMFADYRVPQALVYLGALRYSDSLMNTLKEGVLLPSGDRREVEIRGCSIWCVERMKAELCKLVEQRDGRPCHINSALIDFYLWPYAKEHSQEMSHIPIHHTRCIYY, from the exons ATGGAGGAGCCGCTGCCCCCGCGCGAGTCGGGCCGCTGGGTGGCCGAGCGCAGCCGCGATGTGTtcgtggaggaggagggcgtgCGTCGGGCGGCGGAGATGCTGTACGCCCTGCGGGACAGCGAGGTGTTCACGCCGCAGGGCTGGAAGAAGATGAACCCGCTGGCCCCCGCCTTTGACTCTGACCTCCACATCAACTGGGTCTTTGTGGTCGACACCATGAACTTCTCCTTCTGGCCCGACCGCGATGACCGGCAGTGCACGGTCACCTGCCGCGGCGCCACCTACAGCGGCTACATGGCGCTCTGCGCCGCCGTTACCAGGGCGATGGACGAGG gcgtgCCCATCACGGACGCCGCGTACATGGCGAGCGTGAGCTTGGAGGACCTGGGGAGGGTCCTGCGCTCGGACACGGCCACGCCCATGCCCATGCTGGCGGAGCGCCATCGCGCGCTGAACGAGGGCGGGGCCGTCCTGCTGCGATACGGCGGCTCCCTGCGCCGCTTCCTCAGCCACGGCGACGGCGACGCCCGGCGACTCATCCGCCACATCGTGGACAACCTGCCGTCGTACCGCGACGAGGCCGAGTACGAG GGTAAGAAGATTGCCTTTTTTAAGAGAGCCCAGATCCTGTTGGCTGATTTCTGGGGGATCATGGAGGCGAGAGGAGAAGGAAGCATCCCCAACCTGGACTACCTGACCATGTTTGCGGATTACAGGGTACCCCAGGCCCTGGTCTACCTGGGGGCGCTGCGATACTCAGACTCACTCATGAATACACTGAAAGAAG GAGTGCTTCTCCCCTCAGGAGATCGCAGGGAGGTGGAGATCCGCGGCTGCTCCATCTGGTGTGTGGAGCGGATGAAGGCGGAGCTGTGCAAGCTGGTGGAGCAGAGAGACGGACGGCCCTGTCACATTAACTCCGCCCTCATCGACTTCTACCTGTGGCCTTACGCCAAGGAGCACAGCCAGGAGATGTCTCATATACCCATACATCACACACGCTGCATATATTACTGA